A DNA window from Gasterosteus aculeatus chromosome 16, fGasAcu3.hap1.1, whole genome shotgun sequence contains the following coding sequences:
- the ildr1a gene encoding immunoglobulin-like domain-containing receptor 1a isoform X2: MMLDSTWLKEALRLSFCVHLSSVAFSCSAVHFPTLHLWQRAGSMMSPEAGGGGGGRFASLSLFLPLFLCGRVVPPESRRIPQHAASSVKRSHDARQRTTDAFPQILRISGGVRAAPSLEKGGKLPRRNESDEMGNLILMTLLLAHLPTELLSIQVIVPQRERSTTLFASVILRCDYSTSANPQDVLVTWRFKSFCKDPVLEYYSTAYQASLQLGQDPANDCPDRQRTIRTVIQKRGINEPTLGVEYRIRKITIQNKADLVINEVMWWDNGVYFCSIDAAGDTAGDSDQEVKLIVYHWLTVLLIIIGALLLITLFCICCCQCCPQKCCCYVRCPCCPQTCCCPEKAVMQHRMIRDAQKAMSPWMNGQPIYAPISSNASSQGVPILYSGSYSDYPTKQNFAMVPMELSPMALQHQPHPNHMNGSVHGGHPGQVLDFLENQMRGLDMGAPQAVPYSHQNMLPLQPQAAPQAVPYTPGPPSMLSALDEMGVRGVERRVITLPPIIQRVPSFPSRRGPADGDGARDGSRISSQSSGSTSRRGGDSRGYRDVSQPRQGILRDYSDDSEWENRRAGAPRGSSRNRRGGPSGRRGGGSRPRTRSRDDLMEELHSTAARRERSYSPPQRREGPWSSDEEDSGRRKGGRGRDWPEKPPSYFSIESQLGSSNGRRNYDRFSKFP, from the exons ATGATGCTCGATTCAACATGGTTGAAGGAAGCTTTAAGATTGTCTTTCTGTGTCCACCTCTCTTCTGTTGCTTTTTCCTGCTCCGCTGTTCATTTCCCCACGTTACACCTGTGGCAGAGGGCGGGGTCAATGATGTCACCtgaagctggaggagggggagggggacgattcgcctccctctctctcttcctccccctctttctgtgTGGCCGTGTTGTTCCTCCAGAGAGTAGACGCATCCCCCAGCATGCCGCCTCGAGTGTGAAGAGGAGTCACGATGCTCGGCAACGGACGACAGACGCTTTTCCACAAATATTGCGGATTTCTGGCGGTGTTCGAGCGGCCCCCAGCTTAGAGAAAGGGGGGAAACTTCCGCGGAGGAACGAGAGCGACGAGATGGGAAATTTGATACTGATGACGCTTCTGCTGGCTCACCTGCCCACAG AGCTGCTGTCCATCCAGGTGATTGTcccacagagggagaggagcacCACCTTGTTTGCCTCTGTGATTCTTCGCTGCGACTACTCGACTTCTGCAAACCCTCAGGACGTGCTGGTCACCTGGAGGTTCAAGTCCTTCTGCAAAGACCCGGTGCTGGAGTACTACTCCACAG CCTATCAGGCCTCTCTGCAGCTGGGTCAGGACCCCGCCAACGACTGCCCGGACAGACAGCGAACAATCCGCACTGTGATCCAGAAGAGGGGCATTAATGAGCCCACCCTGGGTGTAGAATACCGAATACGCAAAATTACCATTCAAAACA AGGCCGACCTGGTCATCAATGAGGTGATGTGGTGGGATAACGGCGTGTACTTCTGCAGCATCGACGCTGCCGGGGACACGGCGGGCGACTCTGATCAAGAAGTAAAACTCATCGTGTACC ACTGGCTGACCGTCCTGTTGATCATCATCGGCGCCCTCCTGCTCATCACGCTCTTCTGCATATGTTGCTGCCAGTGCTGTCCTCAGAAGTGCTGCTGCTACGTCCGCTGCCCGTGTTGTCCGCAGACATGCTGCTGCCCGGAGAAAG CTGTGATGCAGCACAGGATGATTCGAGACGCTCAGAAGGCTATGTCTCCCTGGATGAACGGTCAACCCATTTACGCTCCCATTAGCTCCAACGCCTCCTCCCAGGGCGTTCCCATACTGTACTCCG GCTCATACTCTGACTACCCCACCAAACAAAACTTTGCCATGGTGCCCATGGAGCTGTCCCCCATGGCCCTGCAGCATCAACCTCATCCAAACCACATGAACGGCAGTGTGCATGGCGGCCACCCTGGTCAGGTGTTGGACTTCCTGGAAAACCAGATGCGGGGGCTGGACATGGGAGCACCACAAGCGGTTCCTTACTCTCACCAGAATATGCTCCCGTTGCAGCCTCAGGCGGCTCCCCAAGCTGTGCCCTACACACCGGGGCCCCCGAGCATGCTGTCGGCCCTGGACGAGATGGGGGTGAGAGGGGTAGAGAGACGCGTGATCACCCTGCCTCCCATAATCCAGCGGGTTCCCAGCTTTCCCTCGCGCAGGGGGCCGGCTGACggagacggagccagagatggtTCAAGAATCTCCAGCCAGTCCAGTGGGAGCACGAGTCGCCGCGGAGGAGACAGCCGTGGCTACCGGGACGTCTCTCAGCCCAGGCAAGGGATCCTGCGCGATTACAGCGACGACTCCGAATGGGAGAACAGGCGAGCAGGAGCGCCACGCGGGAGTTCGAGGAACAGGAGAGGAGGCCCGtccgggaggaggggaggcggaTCTCGACCGCGGACCCGCAGTCGCGACGACCTGATGGAGGAGCTACACAGCACTGCCGCTCGGAGGGAGAGGAGCTATTCTCCTCCTCAGCGGCGCGAAGGGCCCTGGAGCTCAGACGAGGAGGACAGcggcaggaggaaaggaggtAGAGGGAGGGATTGGCCGGAGAAGCCCCCCAGTTACTTCTCCATCGAGAGCCAGCTTGGAAGTAGCAACGGTCGGAGGAACTACGACCGCTTTTCG AAGTTCCCGTAG
- the nxpe3 gene encoding NXPE family member 3, producing the protein MQEATMCRYLSKYAFIFLFLALSGLIFLLCNIHTVENWNCHTISALYQLQSRIQSSFVDLPTFHHNRTFCAQLGQKPFPEDELEERYLLESIAWPEPRPGSATPALHQTSDPAHSLFAILPTKGRREWHVGDELEALVQMHDFLGRPKLYGGDFLLARLHSPELRAGVAGKVVDHRNGFYSAMFPLPWAGSAQVEVTLVHSSEAVSVLRRLREERPDRVFFKSLFRLGSLSESTVCNMCLPSDQHPLCNYTDLHTGEPWYCYKPKLLSCDTRINHAKGGYLKHIITAKEALLFQSGVNIKVHVHASGPDRINVLPPRKEVEVENSSKNPEPGKLAPSGYFYKDSWRPLGDVTMRQFNELSAITQCLKNKVVNMYGDSTVRQWFEYLVALVPGLKEFNLHSPKNVGPFMAVDSTHNILLKYRCHGPPIRFSTVLSSELRYVSNELDGLSGGPDTVVVLSIWAHFSTFPVEVYIRRLRHIRRALVRLLDRAPGTVVVIRSGNLQALDQEVSLFNSDWYSLQLDEVLRSMFKGMNVLLVDAWQMSVAHHLPHALHPPEVIVKNMIDMLLSYVCP; encoded by the exons ATGCAGGAGGCCACCATGTGCCGATATCTGTCCAAATAtgccttcatcttcctcttcctagCCCTGTCTGGcctcatcttcctgctctgcaACATCCACACTGTGGAG AACTGGAACTGCCACACTATCTCCGCCCTCTATCAGCTCCAGAGCCGGATCCAGTCATCCTTTGTGGATCTCCCCACTTTCCATCACAACCGCACCTTCTGTGCCCAACTGGGCCAGAAACCCTTTCCCGAAGATGAACTGGAAGAGCGATACCTGTTGGAGTCCATCGCCTGGCCTGAGCCCCGGCCCGGCTCCGCGACACCCGCCCTGCACCAGACCAGCGACCCGGCGCACAGCCTGTTCGCCATCCTCCCCACTAAGGGACGGAGGGAGTGGCACGTGGGCGACGAGCTGGAGGCCCTCGTCCAAATGCACGACTTCCTGGGTCGCCCGAAGCTCTACGGCGGGGATTTCCTCTTGGCCAGACTGCACTCTCCGGAGCTCAGGGCGGGTGTAGCGGGCAAAGTGGTGGACCACAGGAACGGCTTTTATTCCGCCATGTTCCCTCTCCCCTGGGCGGGGTCGGCGCAGGTTGAGGTCACCTTGGTGCACTCCAGCGAGGCGGTTTCAGTCTTGCGCCGGTTGAGGGAGGAACGACCAGATCGAGTGTTTTTCAAGAGTCTGTTCCGCCTGGGCTCCCTGTCTGAGTCGACCGTGTGCAACATGTGCCTGCCCTCCGACCAACATCCCCTGTGCAACTACACGGACCTTCACACAGGGGAGCCCTGGTACTGCTACAAGCCCAAGCTGCTCAGCTGTGACACCAGAATCAACCACGCCAAAGGAGGCTACCTGAAGCACATCATCACCGCCAAAGAAGCATTGCTCTTCCAGAG CGGTGTAAACATTAAAGTTCATGTACACGCCTCAGGACCCGACAGAATCAACGTGCTGCCTCCCAGGAAAG AAGTAGAGGTTGAAAACAGCAGCAAGAACCCAGAGCCCGGTAAGCTGGCGCCGTCTGGATATTTCTACAAAGACTCGTGGAGGCCGTTGGGCGACGTGACGATGCGCCAGTTCAACGAATTATCTGCCATCACTCAGTGTTTGAAGAACAAGGTGGTCAACATGTACGGAGACTCCACCGTCAGGCAGTGGTTCGAGTACCTCGTTGCTTTGGTACCAG GGTTAAAGGAGTTCAACCTGCACAGCCCTAAAAACGTCGGGCCTTTCATGGCGGTGGACAGCACCCATAACATTCTGTTGAAGTACCGCTGCCACGGCCCGCCCATCCGCTTCTCCACCGTCCTGTCCAGCGAGCTGCGCTACGTCTCCAACGAGCTGGACGGCCTCTCCGGGGGCCCCGACACCGTGGTGGTCCTCAGCATCTGGGCGCACTTCAGCACTTTTCCGGTGGAGGTGTACATCCGGCGGCTGCGTCACATCCGGCGCGCGCTGGTGAGGCTGCTGGACCGAGCGCCGGGGACCGTCGTCGTGATTCGCTCGGGGAACCTCCAGGCCCTGGACCAAGAGGTGAGCCTGTTCAACAGCGACTGGTACTCCCTGCAGCTGGACGAGGTGCTCCGGTCCATGTTCAAGGGAATGAACGTGCTGCTGGTGGACGCCTGGCAAATGAGCGTGGCACACCACCTTCCTCACGCTCTCCATCCACCCGAAGTCATCGTCAAGAACATGATCGACATGCTTTTGTCTTACGTTTGTCcgtag
- the me3 gene encoding NADP-dependent malic enzyme, mitochondrial has protein sequence MNSLPGRAALSLCRSTAAGGMRVFAGSPGRPAGAVPVDGASLRAVRVCHSGTSRQGSTTTKKRGYDITRNPHLNKGMAFTLEERLQLGIHGLLPPCFLSQDVQVLRVMKSYETRADPLDKYILLMTLQDRNEKLFYRLLTSDIEEFMPIVYTPTVGLACQQYGHAFRRPRGLFITIHDRGHIATMLNSWPEADIKAVVVTDGERILGLGDLGTYGMGIPVGKLALYTACGGVQPQQCLPVLLDVGTDNQALLDDPLYIGLKHKRIRGKEYDELIDEFMQAVTDKYGMSCLIQFEDFANSNAFRILNKYRNRYCTFNDDIQGTASVAVAGMLAALKITKNTLLDHTVVFQGAGEAALGIAHLLMMAMAKEGISREEAAKRIWMVDSKGLIVKGRGNLNHEKQEFAHDHPHIKTLEEVVATVKPTAIIGVAAVAGAFTEKIIKDMASFNERPIIFALSNPTSKAECTAEQCYQLTEGRGIFASGSPFDKVTMADGRTFVPGQGNNAYVFPGVALGVIACGVRHISDDIFLTTAEAIAGMVTEENLAEGRLYPPLNSIREVSFKIAVKIVNYAYKNNMASLYPEPKDKEAFVLSHIYSPDYDSFALDTYSWPQEAMNVQDV, from the exons ATGAACTCGCTCCCGGGAAGAGCCGCGCTGTCTCTGTGCAGGAGCACGGCGGCCGGCGGGATGAGGGTCTTCGCCGGCTCCCCGGGTCGCCCCGCCGGTGCCGTGCCGGTGGACGGGGCCTCTCTCCGGGCTGTGCGGGTCTGCCACTCCGGGACGAGCCGCCAGGGCAGCACGACTACCAAGAAGCGGGGCTACGACATCACCAGGAACCCGCACCTCAATAAG GGAATGGCGTTCACCCTGGAGGAGCGCTTACAGCTGGGCATCCACGGCCTGCTGCCCCCTTGCTTCCTCTCCCAGGATGTGCAAGTACTGCGTGTCATGAAGAGCTACGAAACGCGTGCCGATCCTTTGGACAA GTACATCCTGCTAATGACGCTGCAGGACAGGAACGAGAAGTTGTTCTACCGTTTGCTGACCTCTGACATCGAGGAGTTCATGCCCATCGTGTACACTCCCACGGTGGGCCTGGCCTGCCAACAGTACGGACACGCCTTCAGGAGACCCCG GGGACTCTTCATCACCATCCACGATAGAGGCCACATCGCTACCATGCTCAACTCCTGGCCCGAGGCAGACAtaaag GCCGTCGTGGTGACGGACGGGGAGCGTATCCTTGGCCTGGGGGACCTGGGAACCTACGGCATGGGCATTCCCGTCGGGAAGCTGGCGCTCTACACGGCCTGCGGCGGCGTTCAGCCCCAGCAGTGTCTCCCCGTGCTGCTGGACGTCGGCACCGATAACCAG GCGCTGCTGGACGACCCCTTGTACATCGGACTGAAGCACAAGAGAATCCGAGGGAAGGAGTACGACGAGCTGATTGACGAGTTCATGCAGGCAGTGACAGACAA GTACGGGATGAGCTGCCTGATTCAGTTTGAGGATTTCGCCAACAGCAACGCCTTTCGCATCCTCAACAAATACAGGAATCGATACTGCACCTTCAACGATGACATCCAGG gcACGGCCTCGGTAGCCGTTGCCGGGATGTTGGCTGCTCTGAAGATCACCAAGAATACACTCTTGGACCACACCGTCGTGTTCCAAGGGGCGGGCGAG GCTGCTCTGGGAATTGCTCACCTGCTCATGATGGCCATGGCCAAAGAGGGAATAAGTAGAGAAGAAGCTGCCAAGAGAATCTGGATGGTGGACTCAAAGGGTCTCATTGTGAAG GGACGAGGCAATCTCAACCACGAGAAGCAGGAGTTTGCTCATGATCACCCGCACATAAAGACTCTGGAGGAAGTGGTGGCCACCGTCAAACCCACCGCCATCATAG GAGTGGCAGCTGTCGCAGGAGCGTTCACTGAGAAGATCATCAAAGACATGGCGTCCTTCAATGAGAGGCCGATCATCTTCGCCCTGAGTAATCCCACCAGCAAGGCGGAGTGCACCGCAGAGCAGTGCTACCAGCTCACGGAG GGCCGGGGCATCTTTGCCAGTGGAAGTCCGTTTGACAAAGTGACTATGGCTGACGGACGCACCTTTGTCCCCGGCCAGGGAAACAATGCCTACGTCTTCCCCGGAGTTGCTTTGGGTGTCATTGCTTGTGGAGTACGCCACATATCTGATGACATCTTCCTCACCACAGCAGAG GCGATAGCTGGTATGGTAACAGAGGAGAACTTGGCAGAGGGAAGACTCTATCCTCCTCTCAACTCCATAAGGGAGGTGTCCTTCAAGATCGCAGTGAAG ATCGTCAACTATGCGTACAAAAACAACATGGCTTCACTGTACCCCGAGCCGAAAGACAAGGAGGCCTTTGTGCTGTCTCACATCTACAGTCCGGATTACGACTCCTTTGCTCTGGACACATACAGCTGGCCACAGGAAGCCATGAATGTCCAGGACGTGTGA
- the ildr1a gene encoding immunoglobulin-like domain-containing receptor 1a isoform X3 has translation MMLDSTWLKEALRLSFCVHLSSVAFSCSAVHFPTLHLWQRAGSMMSPEAGGGGGGRFASLSLFLPLFLCGRVVPPESRRIPQHAASSVKRSHDARQRTTDAFPQILRISGGVRAAPSLEKGGKLPRRNESDEMGNLILMTLLLAHLPTELLSIQVIVPQRERSTTLFASVILRCDYSTSANPQDVLVTWRFKSFCKDPVLEYYSTAYQASLQLGQDPANDCPDRQRTIRTVIQKRGINEPTLGVEYRIRKITIQNKADLVINEVMWWDNGVYFCSIDAAGDTAGDSDQEVKLIVYHWLTVLLIIIGALLLITLFCICCCQCCPQKCCCYVRCPCCPQTCCCPEKAVMQHRMIRDAQKAMSPWMNGQPIYAPISSNASSQGVPILYSGSYSDYPTKQNFAMVPMELSPMALQHQPHPNHMNGSVHGGHPGQVLDFLENQMRGLDMGAPQAVPYSHQNMLPLQPQAAPQAVPYTPGPPSMLSALDEMGVRGVERRVITLPPIIQRVPSFPSRRGPADGDGARDGSRISSQSSGSTSRRGGDSRGYRDVSQPRQGILRDYSDDSEWENRRAGAPRGSSRNRRGGPSGRRGGGSRPRTRSRDDLMEELHSTAARRERSYSPPQRREGPWSSDEEDSGRRKGGRGRDWPEKPPSYFSIESQLGSSNGRRNYDRFSGK, from the exons ATGATGCTCGATTCAACATGGTTGAAGGAAGCTTTAAGATTGTCTTTCTGTGTCCACCTCTCTTCTGTTGCTTTTTCCTGCTCCGCTGTTCATTTCCCCACGTTACACCTGTGGCAGAGGGCGGGGTCAATGATGTCACCtgaagctggaggagggggagggggacgattcgcctccctctctctcttcctccccctctttctgtgTGGCCGTGTTGTTCCTCCAGAGAGTAGACGCATCCCCCAGCATGCCGCCTCGAGTGTGAAGAGGAGTCACGATGCTCGGCAACGGACGACAGACGCTTTTCCACAAATATTGCGGATTTCTGGCGGTGTTCGAGCGGCCCCCAGCTTAGAGAAAGGGGGGAAACTTCCGCGGAGGAACGAGAGCGACGAGATGGGAAATTTGATACTGATGACGCTTCTGCTGGCTCACCTGCCCACAG AGCTGCTGTCCATCCAGGTGATTGTcccacagagggagaggagcacCACCTTGTTTGCCTCTGTGATTCTTCGCTGCGACTACTCGACTTCTGCAAACCCTCAGGACGTGCTGGTCACCTGGAGGTTCAAGTCCTTCTGCAAAGACCCGGTGCTGGAGTACTACTCCACAG CCTATCAGGCCTCTCTGCAGCTGGGTCAGGACCCCGCCAACGACTGCCCGGACAGACAGCGAACAATCCGCACTGTGATCCAGAAGAGGGGCATTAATGAGCCCACCCTGGGTGTAGAATACCGAATACGCAAAATTACCATTCAAAACA AGGCCGACCTGGTCATCAATGAGGTGATGTGGTGGGATAACGGCGTGTACTTCTGCAGCATCGACGCTGCCGGGGACACGGCGGGCGACTCTGATCAAGAAGTAAAACTCATCGTGTACC ACTGGCTGACCGTCCTGTTGATCATCATCGGCGCCCTCCTGCTCATCACGCTCTTCTGCATATGTTGCTGCCAGTGCTGTCCTCAGAAGTGCTGCTGCTACGTCCGCTGCCCGTGTTGTCCGCAGACATGCTGCTGCCCGGAGAAAG CTGTGATGCAGCACAGGATGATTCGAGACGCTCAGAAGGCTATGTCTCCCTGGATGAACGGTCAACCCATTTACGCTCCCATTAGCTCCAACGCCTCCTCCCAGGGCGTTCCCATACTGTACTCCG GCTCATACTCTGACTACCCCACCAAACAAAACTTTGCCATGGTGCCCATGGAGCTGTCCCCCATGGCCCTGCAGCATCAACCTCATCCAAACCACATGAACGGCAGTGTGCATGGCGGCCACCCTGGTCAGGTGTTGGACTTCCTGGAAAACCAGATGCGGGGGCTGGACATGGGAGCACCACAAGCGGTTCCTTACTCTCACCAGAATATGCTCCCGTTGCAGCCTCAGGCGGCTCCCCAAGCTGTGCCCTACACACCGGGGCCCCCGAGCATGCTGTCGGCCCTGGACGAGATGGGGGTGAGAGGGGTAGAGAGACGCGTGATCACCCTGCCTCCCATAATCCAGCGGGTTCCCAGCTTTCCCTCGCGCAGGGGGCCGGCTGACggagacggagccagagatggtTCAAGAATCTCCAGCCAGTCCAGTGGGAGCACGAGTCGCCGCGGAGGAGACAGCCGTGGCTACCGGGACGTCTCTCAGCCCAGGCAAGGGATCCTGCGCGATTACAGCGACGACTCCGAATGGGAGAACAGGCGAGCAGGAGCGCCACGCGGGAGTTCGAGGAACAGGAGAGGAGGCCCGtccgggaggaggggaggcggaTCTCGACCGCGGACCCGCAGTCGCGACGACCTGATGGAGGAGCTACACAGCACTGCCGCTCGGAGGGAGAGGAGCTATTCTCCTCCTCAGCGGCGCGAAGGGCCCTGGAGCTCAGACGAGGAGGACAGcggcaggaggaaaggaggtAGAGGGAGGGATTGGCCGGAGAAGCCCCCCAGTTACTTCTCCATCGAGAGCCAGCTTGGAAGTAGCAACGGTCGGAGGAACTACGACCGCTTTTCG ggtaaataa
- the ildr1a gene encoding immunoglobulin-like domain-containing receptor 1a isoform X1 codes for MMLDSTWLKEALRLSFCVHLSSVAFSCSAVHFPTLHLWQRAGSMMSPEAGGGGGGRFASLSLFLPLFLCGRVVPPESRRIPQHAASSVKRSHDARQRTTDAFPQILRISGGVRAAPSLEKGGKLPRRNESDEMGNLILMTLLLAHLPTELLSIQVIVPQRERSTTLFASVILRCDYSTSANPQDVLVTWRFKSFCKDPVLEYYSTAYQASLQLGQDPANDCPDRQRTIRTVIQKRGINEPTLGVEYRIRKITIQNKADLVINEVMWWDNGVYFCSIDAAGDTAGDSDQEVKLIVYHWLTVLLIIIGALLLITLFCICCCQCCPQKCCCYVRCPCCPQTCCCPEKAVMQHRMIRDAQKAMSPWMNGQPIYAPISSNASSQGVPILYSGSYSDYPTKQNFAMVPMELSPMALQHQPHPNHMNGSVHGGHPGQVLDFLENQMRGLDMGAPQAVPYSHQNMLPLQPQAAPQAVPYTPGPPSMLSALDEMGVRGVERRVITLPPIIQRVPSFPSRRGPADGDGARDGSRISSQSSGSTSRRGGDSRGYRDVSQPRQGILRDYSDDSEWENRRAGAPRGSSRNRRGGPSGRRGGGSRPRTRSRDDLMEELHSTAARRERSYSPPQRREGPWSSDEEDSGRRKGGRGRDWPEKPPSYFSIESQLGSSNGRRNYDRFSDRSSRSGTSVVI; via the exons ATGATGCTCGATTCAACATGGTTGAAGGAAGCTTTAAGATTGTCTTTCTGTGTCCACCTCTCTTCTGTTGCTTTTTCCTGCTCCGCTGTTCATTTCCCCACGTTACACCTGTGGCAGAGGGCGGGGTCAATGATGTCACCtgaagctggaggagggggagggggacgattcgcctccctctctctcttcctccccctctttctgtgTGGCCGTGTTGTTCCTCCAGAGAGTAGACGCATCCCCCAGCATGCCGCCTCGAGTGTGAAGAGGAGTCACGATGCTCGGCAACGGACGACAGACGCTTTTCCACAAATATTGCGGATTTCTGGCGGTGTTCGAGCGGCCCCCAGCTTAGAGAAAGGGGGGAAACTTCCGCGGAGGAACGAGAGCGACGAGATGGGAAATTTGATACTGATGACGCTTCTGCTGGCTCACCTGCCCACAG AGCTGCTGTCCATCCAGGTGATTGTcccacagagggagaggagcacCACCTTGTTTGCCTCTGTGATTCTTCGCTGCGACTACTCGACTTCTGCAAACCCTCAGGACGTGCTGGTCACCTGGAGGTTCAAGTCCTTCTGCAAAGACCCGGTGCTGGAGTACTACTCCACAG CCTATCAGGCCTCTCTGCAGCTGGGTCAGGACCCCGCCAACGACTGCCCGGACAGACAGCGAACAATCCGCACTGTGATCCAGAAGAGGGGCATTAATGAGCCCACCCTGGGTGTAGAATACCGAATACGCAAAATTACCATTCAAAACA AGGCCGACCTGGTCATCAATGAGGTGATGTGGTGGGATAACGGCGTGTACTTCTGCAGCATCGACGCTGCCGGGGACACGGCGGGCGACTCTGATCAAGAAGTAAAACTCATCGTGTACC ACTGGCTGACCGTCCTGTTGATCATCATCGGCGCCCTCCTGCTCATCACGCTCTTCTGCATATGTTGCTGCCAGTGCTGTCCTCAGAAGTGCTGCTGCTACGTCCGCTGCCCGTGTTGTCCGCAGACATGCTGCTGCCCGGAGAAAG CTGTGATGCAGCACAGGATGATTCGAGACGCTCAGAAGGCTATGTCTCCCTGGATGAACGGTCAACCCATTTACGCTCCCATTAGCTCCAACGCCTCCTCCCAGGGCGTTCCCATACTGTACTCCG GCTCATACTCTGACTACCCCACCAAACAAAACTTTGCCATGGTGCCCATGGAGCTGTCCCCCATGGCCCTGCAGCATCAACCTCATCCAAACCACATGAACGGCAGTGTGCATGGCGGCCACCCTGGTCAGGTGTTGGACTTCCTGGAAAACCAGATGCGGGGGCTGGACATGGGAGCACCACAAGCGGTTCCTTACTCTCACCAGAATATGCTCCCGTTGCAGCCTCAGGCGGCTCCCCAAGCTGTGCCCTACACACCGGGGCCCCCGAGCATGCTGTCGGCCCTGGACGAGATGGGGGTGAGAGGGGTAGAGAGACGCGTGATCACCCTGCCTCCCATAATCCAGCGGGTTCCCAGCTTTCCCTCGCGCAGGGGGCCGGCTGACggagacggagccagagatggtTCAAGAATCTCCAGCCAGTCCAGTGGGAGCACGAGTCGCCGCGGAGGAGACAGCCGTGGCTACCGGGACGTCTCTCAGCCCAGGCAAGGGATCCTGCGCGATTACAGCGACGACTCCGAATGGGAGAACAGGCGAGCAGGAGCGCCACGCGGGAGTTCGAGGAACAGGAGAGGAGGCCCGtccgggaggaggggaggcggaTCTCGACCGCGGACCCGCAGTCGCGACGACCTGATGGAGGAGCTACACAGCACTGCCGCTCGGAGGGAGAGGAGCTATTCTCCTCCTCAGCGGCGCGAAGGGCCCTGGAGCTCAGACGAGGAGGACAGcggcaggaggaaaggaggtAGAGGGAGGGATTGGCCGGAGAAGCCCCCCAGTTACTTCTCCATCGAGAGCCAGCTTGGAAGTAGCAACGGTCGGAGGAACTACGACCGCTTTTCG GATAGAAGTTCCCGTAGTGGCACCAGCGTAGTCATCTGA